The Algoriphagus sp. TR-M9 genome has a window encoding:
- the acs gene encoding acetate--CoA ligase: MSDRIHTLSGYLYEYQKSVTQPEEFWARIADSFHWRKRWSKVLKWNFEEPDVKWFVDAKLNITENIFERHLFTIGDRPAIIWEANDPNEAGRTLTYKELFHEVNRFANALKSKGIGKGDKVIIYMPMVPEAAIAMLACARIGAIHSVVFAGFSSSALADRVNDCGAKAILTADGNFRGSKKIAVKAVVDEALEKSEVETVIVYERTQQEVSMKEGRDFWWHEVIAEESQECAPEEMDSEDMLFILYTSGSTGKPKGVVHTTGGYMVYSQYSFDNVFQYSEGDVYWCTADVGWITGHSYIVYGPLLAGATTLMFEGVPTFPDAGRFWQVVEKHQVNVFYTAPTAIRALQAYGTEPIQKYDLSSLKVLGSVGEPINEEAWHWYHTHIGKGKCPIVDTWWQTETGGIMVSPIAGITPTKPAFATLPLPGVQLCIVDPEGNELTGNSVEGNLCIKFPWPGMIRTTYGDHERCKQTYFSTYKGMYFTGDGVKRDHDGYYRILGRVDDVINVSGHRMGTAEVENAINEHPKVIESAVVGYPHEVKGQGIYAYVIADLTNRTEDNLMNEIKEMISKIIGPIAKPDKIQFVPGLPKTRSGKIMRRILRKVAEGSLDNMGDTSTLLDPDVVTKIIEGKK; the protein is encoded by the coding sequence ATGAGTGATAGAATACATACCCTCAGCGGGTACCTTTACGAATACCAAAAAAGTGTAACTCAGCCAGAAGAGTTTTGGGCTAGAATTGCAGATTCATTTCACTGGAGAAAGCGCTGGTCCAAGGTTTTGAAATGGAATTTCGAGGAGCCGGATGTAAAATGGTTTGTAGATGCTAAACTGAACATTACCGAAAATATTTTTGAGCGTCATCTATTCACCATAGGTGACAGGCCAGCTATTATCTGGGAAGCCAATGATCCCAATGAAGCAGGAAGAACCTTGACATACAAAGAGCTTTTTCATGAAGTAAACCGCTTCGCAAATGCGCTCAAAAGCAAAGGAATAGGCAAAGGAGATAAAGTTATTATCTACATGCCCATGGTGCCTGAAGCGGCGATTGCCATGCTTGCCTGCGCTAGAATCGGTGCGATCCACTCTGTAGTTTTCGCAGGTTTTTCCAGCTCTGCCCTTGCCGATAGGGTCAATGACTGCGGGGCCAAAGCGATTTTGACAGCTGACGGAAATTTCCGTGGAAGCAAAAAAATAGCAGTGAAAGCAGTGGTAGATGAGGCTTTGGAAAAAAGCGAAGTGGAAACTGTCATCGTCTATGAACGCACCCAGCAGGAAGTGAGCATGAAAGAAGGCCGGGATTTCTGGTGGCATGAGGTAATAGCTGAAGAATCACAGGAATGTGCTCCCGAAGAAATGGACAGCGAGGATATGCTTTTCATTCTTTACACCTCAGGCTCCACCGGCAAACCAAAAGGTGTGGTCCATACCACCGGAGGATACATGGTCTATTCCCAGTACTCCTTTGACAATGTGTTCCAATATTCTGAAGGTGATGTGTACTGGTGTACTGCGGACGTGGGCTGGATCACCGGTCACTCTTATATCGTTTACGGACCACTGTTGGCTGGAGCTACTACCCTGATGTTCGAAGGTGTGCCTACTTTCCCTGACGCAGGACGCTTCTGGCAAGTGGTAGAAAAGCACCAGGTGAACGTCTTCTACACCGCACCTACGGCAATCCGGGCACTGCAAGCTTATGGCACTGAGCCTATACAGAAATATGATCTAAGTTCTTTGAAAGTATTGGGCTCTGTAGGAGAACCCATCAACGAAGAAGCATGGCACTGGTACCATACTCATATTGGCAAGGGTAAGTGCCCCATCGTGGATACCTGGTGGCAGACCGAGACGGGTGGAATTATGGTTTCGCCTATTGCCGGTATCACTCCCACCAAGCCTGCATTTGCGACTTTACCCCTCCCCGGAGTGCAGCTGTGCATCGTAGACCCAGAAGGAAATGAACTCACCGGAAATTCGGTAGAAGGAAACCTCTGCATCAAGTTCCCTTGGCCAGGTATGATCCGTACCACCTACGGAGACCATGAGCGCTGCAAACAAACCTACTTCTCTACCTATAAGGGGATGTACTTTACAGGCGATGGAGTGAAGCGTGATCATGATGGATATTACAGAATTCTGGGTCGTGTGGATGATGTCATCAACGTCTCTGGCCACAGAATGGGAACTGCCGAAGTCGAAAATGCGATCAATGAACACCCGAAAGTAATAGAATCCGCAGTAGTCGGATATCCTCACGAGGTCAAAGGTCAGGGAATTTACGCCTATGTAATCGCCGATCTTACCAATAGAACTGAGGATAACTTGATGAATGAGATCAAAGAAATGATTTCCAAAATCATTGGTCCAATCGCCAAACCAGACAAAATCCAGTTTGTGCCGGGACTGCCAAAAACCAGATCAGGAAAAATCATGCGTAGAATACTCAGAAAAGTAGCAGAAGGATCTCTGGACAACATGGGTGATACCAGCACCCTGCTTGACCCAGATGTGGTGACCAAGATCATCGAAGGCAAAAAATAA